A DNA window from Lachancea thermotolerans CBS 6340 chromosome G complete sequence contains the following coding sequences:
- the SHM2 gene encoding glycine hydroxymethyltransferase SHM2 (highly similar to uniprot|P37291 Saccharomyces cerevisiae YLR058C SHM2 serine hydroxymethyltransferase), whose product MPYALSDSHKQLVSAHLSESDPEVEQIIKDEIDRQKHSIVLIASENFTSTSVFDALGTPMCNKYSEGYPGARYYGGNEHIDRMELLCQKRALEAFHVSPEKWGVNVQTLSGSPANLQVYQALMKPHERLMGLFLPDGGHLSHGYQTDTRKISAVSTYFESFPYRVDPATGIIDYDTLEKNAILYRPKILVAGTSAYCRLIDYKRMREIADKVGAYLMVDMAHISGLIAAGVIPSPFEYADIVTTTTHKSLRGPRGAMIFFRRGVRSVNPKTGKEVLYDLENPINFSVFPGHQGGPHNHTISALATALKQAATPEFKEYQDQVLKNAKALESQFKKLGYRLVSDGTDSHMVLVSLREKGVDGARVEYVCEKINIALNKNSIPGDKSALVPGGVRIGAPAMTTRGLGEQDFVKIVDYIDKAVQIAHDVQHSLPKEANRLKDFKAKVDQNIQDLEPIKKEIYSWAGEFPLPV is encoded by the coding sequence ATGCCTTACGCCCTTTCCGACTCCCACAAGCAGCTTGTGTCTGCTCACTTGAGCGAATCCGACCCTGAGGTGGAACAGATCATCAAGGATGAGATCGACAGACAAAAGCACTCTATCGTGCTGATCGCTTCCGAGAACTTCACCTCGACCTCCGTTTTCGACGCCTTGGGAACGCCCATGTGTAACAAGTACTCCGAAGGGTACCCTGGCGCCCGTTACTACGGTGGTAACGAACACATCGACAGAATGGAGCTGTTGTGCCAAAAGAGAGCCTTGGAGGCTTTCCACGTCAGCCCAGAAAAATGGGGTGTCAACGTCCAGACCTTGTCGGGTTCTCCTGCCAACCTGCAGGTTTACCAGGCCCTCATGAAGCCTCACGAGAGATTGATGGGTCTGTTCTTGCCCGACGGTGGCCACTTGTCCCACGGTTACCAGACCGACACCAGAAAGATTTCTGCCGTCTCCACCTACTTCGAGTCCTTCCCTTACAGAGTCGATCCTGCCACCGGCATTATCGACTACGACACCTTGGAGAAGAACGCCATCCTGTACAGACCTAAGATCCTGGTCGCCGGTACCTCTGCCTACTGTCGTTTGATCGACTACAAGAGAATGAGAGAGATCGCTGACAAAGTCGGCGCCTACTTGATGGTCGACATGGCTCACATTTCCGGTCTCATCGCTGCCGGTGTGATTCCATCTCCATTCGAGTACGCTGACATTgtcaccaccaccacccaCAAGTCTTTGAGAGGCCCACGTGGTGCtatgatcttcttcagaagaggTGTGAGATCTGTCAACCCTAAGACCGGCAAGGAGGTTCTATACGACCTAGAGAACCCAATAAACTTCTCCGTCTTCCCAGGTCACCAGGGTGGTCCACACAACCACACCATCTCTGCTCTGGCTACCGCTTTGAAGCAGGCTGCTACCCCAGAGTTTAAGGAGTACCAAGACCAGGTCCTGAAGAACGCTAAAGCTCTGGAGTCTcaattcaagaagttgggCTACAGACTGGTTTCCGACGGTACCGACTCCCACATGGTccttgtttctttgagagaaaaGGGCGTCGACGGTGCTCGTGTTGAGTACGTGTGCGAAAAGATCAACATCGCCTTGAACAAGAACTCTATCCCAGGCGACAAGTCCGCTCTCGTTCCAGGTGGTGTGCGTATCGGTGCCCCAGCCATGACAACCAGAGGTTTGGGTGAGCAGGACTTCGTCAAGATTGTTGACTACATTGACAAGGCCGTCCAAATCGCCCACGACGTTCAGCACTCTTTGCCTAAGGAGGCCAACAGATTGAAGGACTTCAAGGCTAAGGTTGACCAAAACATCCAAGACCTGGAGCctatcaagaaggagatTTACTCTTGGGCCGGCGAGTTCCCACTGCCAGTGTAA
- a CDS encoding KLTH0G18414p (some similarities with uniprot|P23250 Saccharomyces cerevisiae YIL119C RPI1 Putative transcriptional regulator overexpression suppresses the heat shock sensitivity of wild-type RAS2 overexpression and also suppresses the cell lysis defect of an mpk1 mutation), with amino-acid sequence MSQNASDILRLPAMACSAEQQVSGAPSSVCSSHSNLTSSPADSGAKLDKSEQPGLAVACTRRARNFWSVHEDTVLVATIIDNTAFLRGPANTRPRSRFWLHISFELKVRHGLSRNKRQCRDRFNLLFWKAVRDHRSSRKDLKKLDRLLAQCLTILYIDKNNVIMLKEQAPSSAATPCASVTSNGTSALVHSSVPHANSGGSAAAAATGDDPLHSPPRCTLSPTTPQGSLVGSSADLADSSFEAFSELAAGLQQQVSSLNQRVEELCGMLAMERSRVDYLLTARTGVESPSLYQPPLPMSHDMQVQCSAGVSATASAANSVFAPPANQYLAMTSPYLAVASPYSRAANL; translated from the coding sequence ATGTCTCAAAACGCTTCGGACATCTTAAGGCTGCCCGCCATGGCCTGCAGCGCGGAACAGCAGGTCTCGGGTGCGCCATCGTCGGTGTGCTCGTCGCACTCCAACCTCACCTCGTCGCCCGCGGACTCCGGGGCGAAGCTCGACAAGAGCGAGCAGCCCGGCCTGGCCGTGGCCTGcacgcgccgcgcgcgcaACTTCTGGTCTGTGCACGAGGACACGGTGTTGGTCGCCACGATCATCGACAACACCGCGTTCCTGCGCGGGCCGGCCAACACGCGCCCGCGCAGCCGCTTCTGGCTGCACATCAGCTTCGAGCTCAAGGTGAGGCACGGGCTCAGTCGTAACAAGCGCCAGTGCCGCGACCGCTTCAACCTGCTCTTCTGGAAGGCGGTGCGCGACCACCGCTCCAGCCGCAAGGACCTAAAAAAGCTGGACCGCCTGCTAGCCCAGTGCTTGACCATCCTCTACATTGACAAGAACAACGTGATCATGCTCAAGGAGCAGGCTCCTTCGTCCGCCGCAACGCCCTGTGCGTCGGTCACTTCAAACGGCACATCTGCCCTCGTACATTCTTCGGTACCGCATGCCAACAGCGGCGGGtccgctgccgccgccgccacgGGCGACGACCCTCTGCATAGCCCTCCGCGCTGCACGCTGAGCCCTACCACGCCCCAGGGCTCACTTGTTGGTTCCTCGGCTGACCTCGCCGACTCCAGCTTCGAGGCCTTTTCCGAGCTAGCCGCGGgcctgcagcagcaggtcTCCTCGCTCAACCAGCGCGTCGAGGAGCTGTGCGGAATGCTCGCCATGGAGCGCTCCCGCGTGGATTACTTACTTACGGCTCGCACCGGCGTCGAGTCTCCCAGCCTGTACCAACCCCCGCTCCCAATGAGCCACGACATGCAGGTGCAGTGCAGTGCAGGAGTCTCGGCCACTGCCTCGGCCGCCAACAGCGTTTTCGCGCCCCCTGCGAACCAATATCTCGCCATGACATCTCCGTATCTGGCAGTGGCATCCCCATACTCCAGAGCCGCCAACCTGTGA
- a CDS encoding KLTH0G18546p (conserved hypothetical protein), giving the protein MSDSDTNIPFPDIDPYEVLGVNKSVTEKELKKCYRKLMLRCHPDKTKDWTPEAKEKFHKIQFAFEVLDKFKETYDKTGSVEACFKGSDFADWKDLFDMDVAINKDTIAADKAVYRGSTDESQDIRDSWQANAQGKVKKRYNPDEDQFTLLFQEVPHIEANESDEAYLFNLVSELLKKGEITDSDGSFERWTKNRKKYLRALQKKLAKEEKLAEEMLSQMEEKNAVSDEAELKRAIQKKNKNSFDSLISRLESQAKSKNKRRKHAEPDDEEFEKIRSKISKKRG; this is encoded by the coding sequence ATGTCTGACAGTGACACCAACATCCCTTTCCCTGACATTGACCCTTACGAGGTGCTCGGCGTGAATAAGTCGGTCACCGAGaaggagctcaagaaatgtTACAGGAAACTTATGCTGCGTTGCCACCCAGACAAGACTAAAGACTGGACCCCAGAAgccaaagagaagtttCATAAGATACAGTTTGCGTTCGAGGTGCtcgacaagttcaaggagaCTTATGACAAGACAGGCTCCGTCGAGGCCTGTTTCAAAGGCTCAGATTTCGCAGACTGGAAGGACCTTTTCGACATGGACGTTGCGATAAACAAAGACACGATTGCAGCTGACAAGGCCGTGTACAGGGGCAGCACTGATGAATCACAGGACATCCGCGACTCCTGGCAAGCCAATGCGCAAGGCAAAGTAAAAAAACGCTACAATCCGGACGAAGACCAGTTTACACTACTTTTCCAGGAAGTGCCACACATAGAGGCCAACGAAAGCGACGAGGCTTATCTCTTCAATCTGGTTTCCGAACTGTTGAAAAAAGGCGAGATCACAGACTCTGACGGCAGCTTCGAGCGCTGGACGAAGAACAGGAAAAAGTACTTGAGggctcttcagaaaaagcttGCCAAGGAGGAAAAACTCGCCGAGGAAATGCTTTCGCAAATGGAGGAAAAGAACGCTGTCTCGGACGAAGCAGAACTGAAAAGGGCtattcaaaagaagaacaaaaactcGTTTGACTCTTTGATATCGAGGCTTGAGAGCCAAGCTAAGAGCAAGAACAAACGTAGAAAGCACGCTGAGCCCGACgatgaagaatttgaaaaaataAGGTCAAAAATATCCAAGAAGCGCGGATGA
- a CDS encoding KLTH0G18458p (no similarity), with translation MTPLQQSGHQLNQPCLPKALISQSIQAGIYQAPIRKIFFFSQRARMLIVFEARCCSDAAQHQITWQIAGRRSRPRQRLTPNSRWLSRVIPATPRGRRGARQRRAMWRKIGCWRRRAKICCRNNRRRARDSHESASVPLLINWRCFANRRPTASGCNAPGACPGTGMSSAFGGSIARLGPAGEVRPELRKHQQSSPMQHVGTALPTVALQEKLTAGTSARRTGARQSGVYSHRTVLYEMSSGGLCV, from the coding sequence ATGACCCCACTACAGCAATCAGGCCACCAATTGAACCAGCCTTGCCTCCCCAAGGCACTCATCTCGCAGTCCATCCAAGCCGGTATCTACCAAGCGCCCATCAGaaagatcttttttttttctcaacgTGCACGAATGCTGATAGTATTTGaggcgcgctgctgctcagACGCTGCGCAGCACCAGATAACGTGGCAAATTGCCGGCAGGCGATCGAGGCCTAGGCAGAGATTGACACCAAACTCTCGTTGGCTATCGCGTGTGATTCCAGCCACGCCTAGAGGTCGCAGGGGCGCCCGCCAGAGAAGAGCTATGTGGCGTAAAATAGGGTGTTGGCGGAGAAGAGCCAAGATCTGCTGCCGCAATAACCGCAGGCGGGCGAGAGACTCGCATGAAAGTGCATCGGTACCGTTGCTGATCAATTGGCGCTGCTTTGCGAATCGGCGTCCGACCGCTTCCGGTTGTAATGCTCCTGGTGCATGTCCAGGCACCGGCATGTCGTCAGCATTCGGCGGATCCATCGCCAGACTGGGTCCGGCCGGTGAGGTCCGGCCAGAACTTCGCAAGCACCAACAATCGAGTCCGATGCAGCACGTTGGTACCGCATTACCAACAGTCGCTCTACAGGAAAAGCTCACAGCAGGAACATCCGCAAGACGCACAGGAGCGAGGCAAAGTGGCGTGTACAGCCACAGAACTGTGCTATATGAAATGTCAAGTGGTGGCTTGTGCGTCTAG
- a CDS encoding KLTH0G18392p (conserved hypothetical protein), with protein sequence MQALSMALPLQRIDSSVYDFQALSDGNYLPLDAASFSSGMEHDDEPECEPDHAYAPAPALPAPALGPGSEHDHVRHRTQFTRAHDSLLLHVVLMNGHRLACDPKSKSRRLFWHHVSTEMATSFGVHKNKRQCRDRFKLLFQRATSQNQFESDTARAPPTTELDRLLRTCFHTFRFTEAKEIALAHAGPAQHLHVPPTAPATAPATVSPLPSSGMATMINTPVSQPEFCEKATPAPTTAPASASAVAQGSAAWVPSPSWETQTVLASISSLQRQINQLSSQIDALSNVVSMSRMQPRLYQPMYTGPVNDSM encoded by the coding sequence ATGCAAGCTTTGTCCATGGCCCTTCCATTGCAACGCATCGATTCTTCCGTATATGACTTCCAGGCGCTCTCGGACGGCAACTACCTGCCGCTGGACGCCGCCAGCTTCTCGTCTGGCATGGAGCACGACGACGAGCCCGAGTGCGAGCCCGACCACGCGTAcgcgccggcgccggcgctgCCGGCGCCTGCGCTAGGCCCGGGATCCGAGCATGATCACGTGCGCCATCGCACCCAGTTCACACGCGCGCACGACTCGCTGCTTCTGCACGTCGTGCTCATGAACGGGCACCGCCTGGCGTGCGACCCCAAGTCCAAGTCGCGCCGCCTGTTCTGGCACCACGTCAGCACGGAGATGGCCACCAGCTTCGGCGTCCACAAGAACAAGCGCCAGTGCCGTGATcgcttcaagctgctgTTCCAGCGCGCCACGTCGCAGAACCAGTTCGAGAGCGACaccgcgcgcgcgccgcccACTACGGAGCTCGACCGCCTGCTCCGCACCTGCTTCCACACCTTCCGCTTCACGGAAGCGAAGGAAATAGCGCTGGCGCACGCAGGCCCCGCGCAACACCTACACGTACCGCCAACGGCGCCCGCGACGGCGCCTGCCACGGTATCGCCGCTGCCGTCCTCCGGCATGGCCACAATGATAAACACGCCTGTCTCGCAGCCCGAGTTCTGCGAAAAGGCCACCCCAGCTCCCACAACTGCACccgcttctgcttctgcagTGGCGCAGGGCTCCGCCGCATGGGTACCGTCCCCATCTTGGGAGACTCAGACTGTGCTCGCCAGTATCAGCTCTCTGCAGCGGCAGATCAACCAGCTCTCGTCGCAGATCGACGCGCTCTCCAACGTGGTTAGCATGAGCCGGATGCAGCCCCGCCTCTACCAACCAATGTACACCGGGCCCGTTAACGACTCGATGTAA
- the MNL2 gene encoding putative mannosidase MNL2 (weakly similar to uniprot|Q7LGY1 Saccharomyces cerevisiae YLR057W Hypothetical ORF), translating to MFVSLFRRVRSVIVLCGTVTILLYYTFENEVNTLNSFAENESLPQIHKQGLPPTPEVPAVADWQSADAIAAKPAARVAPDLDEPLRNPTVLVEKNKYFPILHTSSDLSLYSGEEFQALDSETHKLYYPVRYESPFENTFSLKPKLTLPRIQARTFSSSDKPEAHQKVLGEITEQFMDSWRAYYRLALGSDELKPLSRYPTSSGLSRATTLLESLDMLYMLNQTEEINKSLAFIEKLDFSKSQEPLVDLAQNVERILGSLISAYELSRHRDSILLEKAVELADFLLTGFDTPNRIPSLKFAWSSKLRNRFPLQDSNLGQLGSLPLEFSRLSQLTRDEKYTRAIEHVYSVAWDSTDEFDIEYLFPTILDASGCVLLPKEQVDSGEHAKVSKVMKSIQKGKYVHCLQTNKFRPASDAGNFYSADSRSLPFYSNMAKFYQLLNGFDPTSDLKFTRLLVNSFDRIKELMIFTPALPNPDLKSLAFVNSLSTESHYDALTNEKVIKIMPDFTMHQSSCALGSSFALMGKLFDEEKYIELGARITRGCSHTFQLLGVMPEALHVGRCLQAPCSFDPLQPPSDKHAATKADSVLGVKVDDNDSAGGSTEKPSKAYVISNREEASDPSRFAAQWFEGSELPEYIDGALPNYNLSAEAIESIFYLYRITGEDEWRQAGLDLWRSALKVVKSSGAKGVGQVTAVNNIFKNEALDALPADWFSKHLKFFYLLFRNPEFFSLDDYVFTHGGHSLQKIPVQEIPVTEKGTNSVGNVLERLNLRKDDTAS from the coding sequence ATGTTCGTCTCGCTTTTTCGGCGCGTCCGCTCCGTGATAGTGTTGTGCGGAACGGTGACGATACTTCTCTACTACACCTTCGAAAACGAGGTCAACACGCTCAACTCGTTCGCAGAGAACGAGTCGCTGCCCCAAATCCACAAGCAGGGCCTCCCTCCCACGCCTGAAGTCCCGGCTGTCGCTGACTGGCAGAGCGCCGATGCCATCGCGGCAAAGCCAGCGGCTCGTGTCGCGCCTGACCTGGACGAGCCCCTGCGAAACCCCACTGTTCTGGTCGAGAAGAACAAGTACTTCCCCATTTTGCATACCTCGTCGGATCTTTCACTGTATTCCGGTGAGGAATTCCAGGCCCTGGACTCCGAAACACACAAGCTTTACTACCCAGTACGATACGAGTCGCCGTTTGAAAACACGTTCAGTCTCAAGCCCAAGCTGACTCTACCGCGCATCCAAGCGCGGACTTTCTCTTCATCCGACAAACCGgaagctcatcaaaaggTCCTGGGTGAGATCACAGAGCAGTTCATGGACTCATGGAGGGCTTACTACCGCTTGGCGCTTGGAAGCGACGAATTAAAGCCTCTTTCCAGGTATCCTACGTCATCAGGCCTCTCACGGGCTACTACCTTGCTCGAGTCTCTAGATATGCTCTACATGCTTAACCAAACCGAAGAAATCAACAAATCGCTGGCATTCATCGAAAAACTGGATTTCAGCAAGTCTCAGGAACCACTTGTGGATCTTGCTCAGAATGTGGAGCGCATCTTGGGATCTTTAATATCCGCATATGAGCTCTCCAGGCATAGGGACTCGAtacttcttgaaaaagctgttgagCTAGCAGATTTTCTGCTCACCGGATTCGACACGCCGAATAGAATCCCTTCGCTGAAATTTGCTTGGAGCTCCAAGCTTAGAAATAGGTTTCCCTTGCAAGACTCCAATTTGGGCCAGCTCGGCTCTCTTCCTCTGGAATTCTCGCGTCTCTCGCAGTTGACAAGGGATGAAAAATATACAAGGGCTATTGAACATGTTTACAGCGTTGCATGGGATTCTACCGATGAATTTGACATAGAATACCTTTTCCCTACAATCCTAGACGCTTCTGGTTGTGTCCTGCTGCCTAAAGAGCAGGTGGATTCAGGAGAACATGCTAAGGTCTCTAAAGTGATGAAAAGTATACAAAAAGGCAAATATGTCCACTGTCTTCAAACGAATAAGTTTCGGCCTGCATCCGACGCCGGAAACTTCTATTCTGCAGATTCCAGAAGTCTGCCGTTTTACAGTAACATGGCCAAGTTTTAccagcttctcaatggcTTTGACCCTACTAGTGATTTGAAATTCACAAGGCTTTTGGTGAATAGCTTTGACAGGATCAAAGAACTTATGATATTCACCCCCGCACTGCCCAACCCTGACTTAAAGAGCCTTGCTTTTGTGAACTCCCTGTCCACAGAATCGCATTATGATGCCCTCACCAACGAGAAAGTTATCAAGATCATGCCTGACTTTACAATGCATCAGTCCAGCTGTGCTCTGGGCTCCTCATTCGCCTTGATgggaaagcttttcgacGAGGAAAAATACATCGAATTGGGGGCCAGAATTACGAGAGGGTGTAGCCACACTTTCCAACTACTGGGCGTTAtgcctgaagctcttcatgTCGGTCGCTGCCTGCAGGCCCCATGCAGCTTTGATCCTTTACAGCCTCCTAGCGACAAGCATGCTGCTACTAAGGCCGATTCTGTTCTCGGTGTTAAAGTCGACGACAACGACTCTGCAGGAGGCTCAACTGAAAAACCGTCTAAAGCTTACGTCATATCGAATAGAGAGGAAGCTTCAGATCCTTCCAGGTTTGCAGCGCAGTGGTTCGAAGGCTCGGAACTACCTGAATACATTGACGGAGCATTGCCTAACTACAACTTGTCTGCTGAAGCGATTGAATCAATCTTTTATTTGTATCGAATCACAGGAGAAGATGAGTGGAGGCAGGCGGGATTAGATCTTTGGCGGTCAGCTCTCAAGGTTGTCAAGAGTTCGGGTGCTAAAGGTGTTGGCCAGGTGACGGCTGTTAACAACATCTTTAAGAATGAAGCATTGGAcgctcttccagcagatTGGTTCTCAAAGCATCTCAAATTCTTTTACCTATTGTTTAGGAACCCAGAATTCTTTTCGCTTGATGATTACGTCTTCACGCATGGTGGCCACTCACTACAAAAGATTCCGGTGCAGGAAATTCCGGTAACTGAGAAAGGAACCAACTCTGTAGGCAACGTACTTGAACGATTGAACCTTCGAAAAGATGACACAGCAAGCTAA
- a CDS encoding KLTH0G18436p (conserved hypothetical protein), translated as MHNGVDPQTGVDALCLDLTRLFYLDSRNNIALADSPDCDVPAEAAPSAATENADDAAAPSTATAAAAAPVSSSASSAAAGAGAGRPGSNRSGSGVSVVIGGPAQPGPGPLHSLAHSHDMGAAAATASPMPMSDMREPSPITSDDGQPAMPLLAPSSAAVPASLAPFAPDYTDPQIQLLMDQVLTLDRQVADLYARIDDLARSMDERLGPRTSLPAHDPEGPKPAAPGPSHPAAPAPAPPRRPPRDDPVARAFFAQSPPLAPLAPLASVPLSHTSPNPASHPHAHPHAHPHALPPAFRPAFPPPMPDSAPETPPPQGPYRPLGQPDARSSSRGRGRSSR; from the coding sequence ATGCACAATGGCGTCGACCCGCAGACGGGGGTCGATGCACTGTGTCTAGACCTGACCCGCCTGTTCTATTTGGACTCCCGCAACAACATCGCGCTGGCGGACAGCCCAGACTGCGACGTGCCTGCAGAAGCCGCGCCGTCCGCCGCGACCGAAAACGCTGACGACGCGGCGGCACCCAGCACTGCCacagcagcggctgctgCTCCCGTAAGCAGCAGCGCCTCGAGCGCAgcggccggcgccggcgcaGGCCGCCCTGGATCCAACcgcagcggcagcggcgtAAGCGTCGTAATTGGCGGTCCCGCGCAGCCTGGGCCGGGACCCCTGCACAGCCTGGCGCACAGCCACGACATgggcgccgccgccgccactGCGAGCCCCATGCCGATGAGCGATATGCGCGAGCCAAGTCCCATCACGTCCGACGACGGACAGCCCGCAATGCCGCTGCTCGCGCCCAGCTCTGCGGCCGTGCCCGCGTCCCTGGCGCCCTTCGCGCCAGACTACACCGATCCGCAGATCCAGCTGCTCATGGACCAGGTGCTCACGCTGGACCGTCAGGTCGCAGACCTTTACGCCCGCATCGACGACCTCGCTCGCAGCATGGACGAGCGCCTAGGCCCGCGCACCTCGCTGCCGGCACACGACCCTGAGGGGCCCAAGCCCGCCGCGCCAGGCCCTTCTCACCCGGccgcgccggcgccggcgccgccgcggcgcCCCCCACGTGACGACCCCGTCGCACGTGCCTTCTTCGCGCAGtcgccgccgctggcgccgctggcgccgctTGCGTCTGTGCCCCTGTCTCACACCAGTCCGAACCCGGCCTCGCACCCGCACGCGCACCCGCACGCGCACCCGCACGCACTGCCACCGGCGTTCCGGCCCGCGTTCCCGCCTCCAATGCCCGACTCGGCACCCGAAACCCCGCCCCCGCAGGGTCCGTATCGTCCGCTCGGTCAGCCAGACGCGCGGTCCAGCTCACGTGGGCGCGGCCGGAGCTCTCGCTGA
- the AGX1 gene encoding alanine--glyoxylate transaminase (similar to uniprot|P43567 Saccharomyces cerevisiae YFL030W): MSTDILLIPGPIVISKRVQDALGTPSVAHTCPEFVAKFSDTLKNTRRLFKAGDSAQPVVLAGSGTLGWDITASNLICPEEKALVLSTGFFSDSFADCLTAYGAEVRKLNAPLGDVVPLDEVRSALKKDAYKLITITHVDTSTAVLSDVKSICEVVKEISPETLIVVDAVCSAGCETLDFDAWGIDYALTASQKALGAPPGLSISMLSQRATRVALQKEEQHTFFTSLKKWIPIMQNYEKRQASYFATPAVQLVNALKESTGEILEYGLDKRIEKHREVSEWFKSHLTGAMGLKLVSANDAVSAHGLTAVYVKDPPAAISALKARGIVIAGGIHKDIKGEYIRIGHMGESACNDSLKHLQKCIDALKQAAL; this comes from the coding sequence ATGTCCACTGATATCCTACTAATACCTGGTCCCATTGTTATCAGCAAGCGAGTTCAAGACGCGTTGGGAACTCCCTCCGTTGCACACACATGCCCGGAGTTTGTTGCGAAGTTTTCTGACACGCTCAAGAACACGCGCCGACTGTTCAAGGCTGGGGACAGCGCCCAGCCCGTTGTCCTAGCTGGATCAGGCACGCTGGGCTGGGATATCACCGCATCCAACTTAATTTGCCCGGAAGAGAAGGCGCTAGTACTGTCGACTGGGTTTTTCTCAGACTCTTTTGCGGACTGTTTGACAGCATACGGCGCCGAGGTGCGCAAGCTGAACGCCCCTCTGGGCGACGTTGTTCCTTTGGATGAAGTCCGCAGTGCCCTCAAAAAGGACGCGTACAAACTGATAACAATCACTCACGTGGACACATCAACAGCAGTGCTAAGCGATGTCAAATCTATTTGTGAAGTAGTCAAGGAGATTTCACCCGAGACGCTGATTGTTGTGGATGCCGTGTGCTCGGCTGGATGCGAAACGCTTGATTTCGACGCCTGGGGAATTGATTACGCATTGACAGCgtctcaaaaagctttagGTGCCCCTCCAGGACTCAGCATCTCAATGTTGAGCCAGCGTGCTACTCGCgtagctcttcaaaaagaagagcagcacACGTTCTTCACTAGCCTGAAGAAATGGATCCCAATCATGCAAAACTACGAAAAGCGCCAGGCGTCCTATTTCGCAACACCTGCAGTCCAGCTAGTCAACGCTCTGAAAGAGTCGACCGGTGAGATTCTGGAGTACGGTTTGGACAAACGCATTGAAAAGCATCGCGAAGTTAGCGAGTGGTTCAAAAGCCACCTGACTGGCGCGATGGGTCTGAAGCTTGTCAGCGCGAACGACGCGGTTTCCGCGCATGGGCTGACGGCAGTGTACGTGAAGGACCCCCCAGCAGCGATTTCCGCGCTCAAGGCGAGGGGAATTGTCATTGCAGGCGGCATCCACAAGGATATCAAGGGCGAATACATTCGTATAGGTCACATGGGCGAGTCTGCCTGCAATGATTCGCTCAAGCATTTGCAGAAGTGCATAgatgctttgaagcaaGCGGCGCTCTAA